One window of the Sander vitreus isolate 19-12246 unplaced genomic scaffold, sanVit1 ctg448_0, whole genome shotgun sequence genome contains the following:
- the oser1 gene encoding oxidative stress-responsive serine-rich protein 1: MEAGGKDCEEETLQTAFKKLRVDAESLPGAGSVSEALAPRAASRACLDASGAKPKLGCPKDNWHGCMRKTSRGASRTQRRRRSKSPILHPPKFTYCSAAAAGSALSPPRGCLKHQRLAVPEGAEPRPACDVANPAQKELSPSAAPGHISPLVFGSRAEYETHVGAAVSPRPPPKKTPGATSSPRKDGGESSEESGSEKSACEEAEAPQTSRPADADAADFRALSELHSRGGAAEIPRPPCSCAWQNSSEPPEEERRQAAAESPSQCRCRSQHRPGWSGVEVYSFTGLRNATLECEGSLASGGGDARTLSANGNASLSPSSGSPRSCSEQARTYVDDITIEDLSGYMEYYLYIPKKMSHMAEMMYT, translated from the exons ATGGAGGCAGGAGGGAAGGACTGCGAGGAGGAAACGCTGCAGACGGCGTTTAAGAAGCTGAGGGTCGATGCTGAGAG TTTACCCGGAGCGGGGAGTGTGTCGGAGGCGCTGGCTCCCAGAGCGGCATCACGCGCTTGTCTCGACGCCAGCGGAGCGAAGCCCAAACTCGGCTGCCCGAAGGACAACTGGCACGG CTGCATGAGGAAAACGTCCCGAGGAGCGTCCAGAACGCAGCGACGTCGGCGCTCCAAGTCGCCCATCCTGCACCCTCCCAAGTTCACCTACTGCAGCGCCGCCGCCGCCGGCTCGGCGCTGTCGCCTCCGCGCGGCTGCCTGAAGCACCAGCGCTTGGCTGTGCCCGAGGGGGCGGAGCCTCGTCCCGCCTGCGACGTTGCTAACCCCGCCCAGAAAGAGCTCTCTCCTTCAGCCGCTCCCGGCCACATCTCCCCGCTCGTCTTTGGCTCCCGCGCCGAGTACGAGACGCACGTCGGAGCCGCGGTTTCCCCGCGCCCGCCCCCAAAGAAGACCCCCGGCGCGACATCATCCCCCAGGAAGGACGGGGGAGAGTCGAGCGAGGAGAGCGGTTCGGAAAAAAGTGCTTGCGAGGAAGCAGAAGCGCCGCAGACATCCCGCCCCGCGGACGCCGACGCTGCTGACTTCCGCGCTTTATCGGAGCTCCACAGCCGCGGCGGTGCCGCAGAAATCCCCCGCCCCCCCTGCTCCTGCGCGTGGCAGAACAGCTCGGAACCCCCGGAGGAGGAACGCCGGCAGGCGGCAGCCGAATCTCCGTCTCAGTGCCGGTGTCGGTCGCAACATCGTCCGGGCTGGAGCGGCGTGGAGGTGTACTCCTTCACGGGGCTCCGCAACGCCACGTTAGAGTGCGAGGGGAGCCTGGCGAGCGGCGGTGGAGACGCCAGAACTCTCAGCGCCAACGGCAACGCTTCGTTGTCGCCGTCGTCGGGCTCCCCGCGCTCGTGCTCGGAGCAGGCGCGCACCTACGTGGACGACATCACGATAGAGGACCTTTCTGGCTACATGGAGTATTATCTCTACATCCCCAAGAAGATGTCACACATGGCCGAGATGATGTACACTTAA